One genomic segment of Polynucleobacter sp. MWH-UH2A includes these proteins:
- a CDS encoding FAD-dependent monooxygenase → MSEAHQHHSPKKQVNSSQIRSVEVAVVGGGIAGKACALGLAQLGLTTVEIAPDLGSPTPAPQGSHWGQRIYAFSPSTQKLLARLQIWDALDHSRMQVVRDMRIYGDRGERNDQLHLSAFEAGTSQLAWIGESNLIEHTLDQASRFQNKLERIADSVETIEVDSQGSTLHLKNGEFIHAQLVIAADGANSPIRSAIGVDASEESYSQSAVVANWVCTYPHLETAFQWFLPGGDIVAMLPLPEKQVSMVWSTSPEHAAELLKLDQSQWQERFSSVANGVIEKQLGELTLNSVPAAFPLRKIRASRFIGPEDNPKVALIGDAAHVMHPLAGQGLNLGLRDVSVLLNIISKREPFRQLNDLTLLRRYERQRQGDTSALLWVTDKLKKLFSGASTTEKKLRNWGLGLVNKSHFVKQRLIERALGEIDFD, encoded by the coding sequence ATGTCAGAAGCGCACCAACATCATTCGCCTAAAAAACAGGTAAATTCCTCGCAAATACGCTCCGTTGAGGTTGCTGTAGTGGGCGGGGGTATAGCTGGCAAGGCTTGTGCCCTGGGCTTAGCTCAGCTTGGACTGACTACCGTAGAAATTGCCCCTGATTTAGGTAGTCCAACCCCTGCTCCTCAAGGTAGCCATTGGGGTCAGAGAATCTATGCTTTTTCACCAAGCACCCAAAAATTGCTGGCTCGCCTCCAAATATGGGACGCCCTAGACCACAGTCGCATGCAGGTTGTGCGAGACATGCGCATTTATGGCGATCGTGGCGAAAGAAACGATCAACTCCATCTCTCTGCTTTTGAAGCTGGTACCTCACAACTCGCCTGGATTGGCGAATCGAATTTAATTGAACATACGCTTGATCAAGCATCGCGTTTTCAGAATAAGCTGGAGCGCATTGCCGATTCCGTAGAAACAATTGAGGTGGATTCGCAAGGCAGCACCTTGCATCTAAAGAATGGAGAATTCATTCATGCGCAACTTGTCATTGCAGCGGATGGTGCAAACTCCCCCATTCGTTCAGCGATTGGCGTTGACGCTAGCGAAGAAAGTTATTCACAAAGTGCTGTAGTTGCAAATTGGGTTTGCACTTACCCTCATCTTGAAACAGCCTTCCAATGGTTTCTGCCTGGTGGCGATATTGTGGCGATGTTGCCTTTGCCAGAAAAACAGGTGTCGATGGTGTGGTCAACCTCTCCAGAACATGCTGCAGAACTCTTAAAGCTTGACCAATCCCAATGGCAAGAACGTTTCTCATCTGTCGCAAATGGCGTCATTGAAAAACAATTGGGTGAGCTAACTCTAAACTCTGTTCCCGCTGCATTTCCATTACGCAAGATCCGCGCCTCACGCTTTATTGGCCCAGAAGACAATCCTAAAGTGGCGCTCATCGGAGATGCCGCACATGTGATGCACCCTCTAGCGGGCCAAGGCCTCAACCTTGGCTTAAGAGATGTTTCCGTCTTGCTAAATATTATTAGTAAACGTGAGCCCTTCCGTCAATTAAATGATTTGACCTTGTTGCGTCGTTATGAACGTCAACGACAGGGTGATACCAGCGCTCTTTTATGGGTTACGGACAAATTGAAGAAACTATTTTCTGGCGCCAGTACTACAGAAAAAAAATTGCGTAATTGGGGTCTTGGTTTAGTTAACAAGAGCCACTTCGTCAAACAGCGACTAATCGAGCGCGCTCTAGGAGAAATTGATTTTGACTAA
- the ychF gene encoding redox-regulated ATPase YchF produces MSLKCGIVGLPNVGKSTLFNALTKAGIAAENYPFCTIEPNVGVVEVPDPRLAALAEIVKPERILPAAVEFVDIAGLVAGASKGEGLGNQFLANIRETDAITHVVRCFEDPNVIHVAGKIDPIADIGVIDTELALSDLATVEKTLARSSKAAKSGNDKEAAALVAVLTKVQTHLDSAQPVRSLSLTDEEKILIKPLCLITAKPAMYVANVKEDGFENNPHLEAVKQHAAKEKAPVVAVCAAIEAEIADLDDADKSAFLADLGMDEPGLDRVIRAGYALLGLHTYFTAGVKEVRAWTIHQGDTAPKAAGVIHTDFERGFIRAQTISYDDFIQFKGESGAKEAGKMRAEGKEYVVKDGDVLNFLFNV; encoded by the coding sequence ATGTCTTTGAAATGTGGCATCGTCGGCCTGCCTAACGTCGGCAAATCTACCCTCTTTAATGCGCTTACCAAGGCTGGAATCGCTGCAGAAAATTACCCTTTTTGCACAATTGAGCCTAACGTTGGCGTAGTTGAGGTTCCTGACCCCCGTTTAGCTGCTTTGGCTGAGATCGTGAAGCCTGAGCGCATCCTGCCAGCCGCAGTGGAATTTGTGGATATTGCGGGCTTGGTGGCTGGCGCCTCTAAGGGTGAGGGCCTTGGTAACCAGTTCTTAGCCAATATTCGGGAAACAGACGCTATTACCCATGTAGTGCGTTGTTTCGAAGATCCCAATGTAATTCACGTTGCGGGCAAGATCGATCCGATAGCAGATATTGGTGTCATTGATACCGAGTTAGCACTCTCAGATCTAGCCACAGTTGAAAAAACGCTTGCTCGTTCCAGCAAGGCCGCAAAGTCTGGTAACGATAAAGAAGCAGCTGCTTTAGTTGCAGTCCTCACCAAAGTGCAGACTCATTTGGATTCTGCACAACCCGTGCGCAGTTTAAGTTTGACGGATGAAGAAAAGATTTTGATTAAGCCTTTGTGTTTAATCACCGCAAAACCTGCGATGTATGTCGCTAACGTAAAAGAAGATGGTTTTGAAAACAATCCACATCTTGAAGCGGTGAAGCAACATGCCGCTAAGGAAAAAGCCCCAGTAGTTGCAGTGTGCGCGGCGATTGAAGCTGAGATTGCGGATTTAGATGATGCAGATAAATCAGCATTTTTGGCTGATTTAGGTATGGATGAGCCAGGCTTAGACCGCGTCATTCGTGCTGGTTATGCCCTCTTGGGATTGCATACCTACTTTACTGCTGGCGTTAAAGAGGTGCGCGCTTGGACCATTCATCAGGGTGATACTGCACCAAAGGCGGCAGGAGTAATTCATACTGATTTTGAGCGTGGCTTCATTCGTGCACAAACGATTTCCTACGATGACTTTATTCAATTCAAAGGTGAGTCAGGCGCCAAAGAAGCTGGAAAAATGCGTGCTGAAGGAAAAGAATATGTTGTCAAAGATGGTGATGTACTGAACTTCTTATTCAACGTTTAA
- the trpC gene encoding indole-3-glycerol phosphate synthase TrpC codes for MSDILDKIVATKKIEVAHNVKQISLANQREKAHANNQDSQLKPRGFIHAIEQKIAAGSAGVITEIKKTSPSKGILREHFIPAEIAKSYEKHGAACLSVLTDVDYFQGNNLYLQEARNACSIPVLRKDFTIDPYQIYEARAIGADAILLIVACLELNQMKELEACAHENGLDVLVEVHDAAELEQALELKTPLLGINNRNLKTFEVTLQTTLSLLPSVPKNKILVTESGILSRDDVQLMRSNQVNAFLVGEAFMRSADPGKALNELFF; via the coding sequence ATGAGCGATATCCTCGATAAAATAGTTGCAACCAAGAAAATTGAAGTTGCTCATAACGTAAAGCAAATCTCACTTGCAAATCAACGTGAAAAGGCTCATGCCAACAATCAAGATTCACAACTAAAGCCACGGGGTTTCATTCACGCCATTGAGCAAAAAATTGCTGCCGGCAGTGCGGGTGTCATTACAGAGATCAAAAAAACGAGTCCAAGCAAAGGCATCCTACGCGAACACTTCATTCCCGCTGAGATTGCTAAATCTTATGAAAAGCACGGGGCAGCTTGCTTATCGGTATTGACAGACGTGGACTACTTCCAAGGAAACAACCTCTACCTTCAAGAAGCCCGCAACGCTTGCAGCATTCCAGTTCTGCGCAAAGACTTCACCATAGATCCCTATCAAATTTATGAAGCACGCGCGATTGGTGCAGATGCGATTCTACTCATCGTCGCCTGTCTTGAACTCAATCAAATGAAAGAGCTAGAAGCTTGTGCACATGAAAACGGCTTAGATGTGCTAGTAGAGGTTCACGATGCCGCTGAACTCGAACAAGCGCTTGAATTAAAAACACCATTGCTGGGCATTAATAATCGTAACCTCAAAACATTTGAGGTTACACTCCAAACCACCTTATCGCTACTGCCTTCAGTGCCCAAGAACAAAATTTTGGTTACCGAATCTGGGATTTTGAGCCGCGACGATGTGCAATTGATGCGCAGCAATCAAGTGAATGCTTTTTTAGTTGGTGAAGCTTTCATGCGAAGTGCTGATCCAGGCAAAGCACTTAATGAGCTGTTCTTCTAA
- the trpD gene encoding anthranilate phosphoribosyltransferase, with product MPITPQEALQRCIEHRELFHDEMTDMMRLIMSGEMAPELVAGLLVALRTKKETVGEIAAAAQVMREFATAVNVDDRSHLVDVVGTGGDGAHTFNISTAAMFVAAAAGAKIAKHGNRSVSSKSGSADVLEALGVNLGLSADQVAKCISTVGAGFMFAPNHHPAMKNVVPIRKQLGVRTIFNILGPLTNPADAKRILMGVFHPDLVGIQARVLQALGMEHALVVYGRDGLDEISLEGPTLVGELKDGVVCEYEIHPKDFGLNTAPTNSFKVANAEESKKIVLDVIDNKPGPASDIVCLNAGATLYVAGIAADIASGVAKARAAITTGAARQKLDAFIAATKSN from the coding sequence ATGCCAATTACTCCACAAGAAGCCCTGCAACGTTGCATCGAACATCGTGAACTGTTTCATGATGAGATGACCGATATGATGCGCCTCATCATGAGCGGTGAAATGGCCCCTGAATTGGTTGCCGGCCTACTAGTTGCCTTACGCACCAAAAAAGAAACTGTTGGGGAAATTGCCGCGGCTGCACAGGTCATGCGTGAGTTTGCAACGGCAGTGAATGTAGATGATCGCTCTCATTTGGTTGATGTCGTTGGTACTGGTGGTGACGGCGCACACACCTTCAATATTTCTACAGCAGCTATGTTTGTAGCTGCGGCAGCGGGCGCAAAGATTGCCAAACATGGTAATCGCAGCGTCAGCAGCAAATCGGGTAGCGCTGATGTTTTAGAGGCATTAGGGGTCAATTTGGGACTATCCGCAGACCAAGTGGCCAAATGCATCTCTACAGTTGGAGCTGGCTTTATGTTCGCCCCCAACCACCACCCCGCCATGAAGAATGTTGTGCCCATTCGTAAGCAATTAGGTGTACGCACCATTTTCAATATTTTGGGGCCATTAACCAATCCAGCTGATGCTAAGCGTATTTTGATGGGCGTATTTCACCCAGATCTTGTTGGTATTCAAGCAAGAGTGCTTCAAGCACTAGGCATGGAACATGCTTTGGTTGTATACGGACGGGATGGCTTAGATGAAATCTCACTCGAAGGTCCTACATTAGTTGGCGAACTCAAAGATGGCGTCGTGTGCGAATATGAAATCCATCCAAAGGATTTTGGTTTAAACACAGCACCTACGAACAGTTTTAAGGTAGCCAATGCTGAAGAGTCTAAGAAAATTGTGCTTGATGTGATTGATAACAAACCAGGTCCAGCAAGCGATATTGTTTGTTTAAATGCTGGCGCCACACTTTATGTTGCTGGTATAGCAGCTGATATTGCCAGCGGGGTAGCTAAAGCTAGAGCAGCTATTACTACTGGTGCCGCACGTCAAAAATTAGATGCATTTATTGCAGCCACTAAATCCAATTAA
- a CDS encoding aminodeoxychorismate/anthranilate synthase component II, with protein sequence MLLMIDNYDSFTYNLVQYFAELGEEVKVFRNDEIAVADIAKLNPARICISPGPCSPTEAGISVETIQQFAGKLPILGVCLGHQAIGEAFGGKIIRAQKVMHGKTDDIHHTGVGVFQNLPNPFKVTRYHSLAIEKSSLPACLEVTATSSDGEIMGVRHREMAVEGVQFHPESILSEHGHALLKNFLQM encoded by the coding sequence ATGCTCCTAATGATTGATAACTACGATTCATTCACCTACAACCTTGTGCAGTACTTTGCAGAGTTAGGTGAAGAAGTCAAAGTCTTTCGTAATGATGAGATTGCAGTTGCTGATATCGCCAAACTCAATCCAGCACGCATTTGTATTTCTCCCGGACCCTGCAGCCCTACTGAGGCCGGCATTTCTGTAGAGACCATTCAGCAATTTGCAGGGAAGCTGCCGATTCTCGGCGTTTGCCTTGGTCATCAAGCCATTGGTGAAGCCTTTGGCGGAAAAATCATTCGTGCCCAGAAAGTAATGCACGGCAAAACGGATGATATTCATCACACTGGTGTTGGCGTTTTTCAAAATCTACCCAACCCATTTAAGGTGACCCGCTATCACTCGCTTGCGATTGAAAAAAGTTCGTTACCAGCATGCCTAGAAGTAACTGCCACCTCTTCAGATGGTGAGATTATGGGCGTAAGACATCGTGAGATGGCTGTTGAAGGCGTCCAGTTTCATCCAGAGTCTATTCTTTCCGAGCACGGGCATGCTTTGCTCAAGAATTTTTTACAAATGTAA
- the trpE gene encoding anthranilate synthase component I gives MQREEFNALAKQGFNRIPLVKEVLADLETPLSLYVKLSQAFGSKNTYLLESVLGGERFGRFSFIGLPAKTIIRTVGTPLKPVNEVVTDCKVVETNTDNPLDFVDTYFKRFKVAVQEGLPRFCGGLAGYFGYDTVRYIESRLAKHNLPDELGVPDIQLMLTEELAVIDNVAGKIYFIVYANPDMADGYEKAQTRLKELLACLSKPVSMPPALASTKTELIRKFKAADFEGAVHKTKEYILAGDCMQVVIGQRISKPFTDSPLSLYRALRSLNPSPYMYFYDFGDLQIVGSSPEILVRQEKRAAEKIVTIRPLAGTRPRGANLEEDERLAKELLADPKEIAEHVMLIDLARNDVGRIAKTGSVKVTDSMSIEKYSHVQHIVSSVEGDLLDNMSNMDVLRATFPAGTLSGAPKIRAMEIIDEMEIVKRGVYGGAVGYLSFSGDMDVAIAIRTGVIRDGVLHSQAGAGVVADSDPTAEWKETEAKARAVLTAADLVQGGLDAPND, from the coding sequence ATGCAGCGCGAAGAATTTAATGCCCTAGCAAAGCAGGGCTTCAATCGAATTCCCCTTGTCAAAGAGGTGCTAGCCGATTTAGAAACACCGCTATCGCTCTACGTCAAACTCAGCCAAGCTTTTGGCAGTAAAAATACTTACCTTCTTGAGTCGGTTTTAGGAGGCGAACGCTTTGGTCGCTTTTCCTTTATTGGTCTACCTGCGAAGACGATTATTCGCACTGTTGGCACACCGTTAAAACCAGTAAATGAGGTAGTAACAGACTGTAAGGTAGTTGAAACGAATACAGATAACCCACTAGATTTTGTAGACACCTATTTCAAGCGATTCAAGGTTGCAGTACAAGAAGGGCTGCCCCGTTTCTGTGGAGGATTAGCAGGATATTTTGGCTACGATACCGTTCGTTATATCGAGTCACGCTTGGCTAAACACAATTTACCCGATGAGCTTGGTGTGCCCGATATACAACTCATGTTGACTGAAGAGTTGGCCGTTATTGATAACGTGGCTGGCAAGATTTACTTCATTGTTTATGCCAATCCTGATATGGCCGATGGCTACGAAAAAGCACAGACACGTCTTAAGGAATTACTCGCATGCCTCAGCAAACCAGTGAGCATGCCACCTGCATTGGCCAGTACAAAAACTGAGCTCATCCGAAAATTTAAAGCGGCAGATTTTGAAGGGGCAGTTCACAAAACCAAAGAATATATTTTGGCCGGCGACTGCATGCAGGTTGTTATCGGCCAACGCATCAGCAAGCCATTTACAGACTCACCACTATCTCTGTACAGAGCCTTACGCTCACTCAATCCTTCGCCTTATATGTATTTTTATGACTTTGGCGATCTCCAGATTGTGGGCTCCTCTCCTGAGATTCTGGTTCGCCAAGAAAAACGTGCGGCAGAAAAGATCGTCACTATTCGTCCGCTTGCTGGCACTCGTCCTCGTGGCGCAAATCTAGAGGAAGACGAAAGACTCGCTAAGGAACTATTGGCAGATCCTAAAGAAATTGCTGAGCATGTCATGTTGATCGATCTTGCGCGCAATGATGTTGGGCGAATTGCAAAAACTGGCTCTGTCAAAGTAACCGATTCAATGTCCATTGAAAAGTATTCTCATGTTCAACATATTGTGAGCTCTGTTGAAGGTGATCTTCTAGACAATATGAGCAATATGGATGTGTTGAGAGCAACTTTCCCAGCGGGCACTCTATCTGGCGCCCCAAAGATTCGCGCGATGGAAATCATTGATGAAATGGAAATTGTGAAACGCGGTGTTTATGGTGGCGCAGTAGGCTACCTTTCCTTTTCTGGTGATATGGATGTTGCGATTGCAATTCGCACTGGTGTGATTCGGGATGGCGTACTGCACTCCCAAGCTGGCGCTGGAGTTGTTGCAGATTCAGACCCCACTGCCGAATGGAAAGAAACGGAAGCAAAGGCTCGTGCAGTACTTACAGCAGCTGATTTAGTTCAAGGAGGACTTGATGCTCCTAATGATTGA
- the rpe gene encoding ribulose-phosphate 3-epimerase — protein sequence MESEKTSPNPQFVIAPSILSADFACLGKEVQDVLVAGADWIHFDVMDNHYVPNLTIGPLVCEAIRPYAKKAGLPAMIDVHLMVEPVDHIIPDFAKAGANLISFHPEASPHANRTLNLIRDQGCQAGLVLNPATPLDHLDHTLELLDLVLLMSVNPGFGGQSFIPSTLQKITQVRARLDRHEAETGRKIRLEVDGGIKVDNIAQVAQAGADTFVAGSAIFGKDNYEQVIKEMRAELGKSGKA from the coding sequence ATGGAAAGCGAAAAAACATCACCAAATCCGCAATTTGTCATTGCCCCGTCCATTTTGTCGGCTGACTTTGCCTGCCTTGGCAAGGAAGTCCAAGATGTTTTAGTGGCGGGCGCTGACTGGATTCACTTTGATGTGATGGATAACCACTACGTTCCCAACCTCACCATTGGCCCCTTGGTTTGTGAGGCTATTCGTCCTTATGCCAAGAAAGCTGGTTTACCAGCAATGATCGACGTTCATCTCATGGTTGAGCCAGTAGATCACATCATTCCGGACTTTGCTAAAGCTGGTGCAAATTTGATTAGCTTTCATCCAGAAGCAAGTCCACATGCGAATCGCACCTTAAATTTGATTCGCGATCAAGGCTGTCAAGCTGGTCTAGTGTTAAATCCAGCTACACCACTTGACCACTTAGATCACACACTTGAATTATTAGATTTGGTACTGCTGATGTCAGTGAACCCTGGATTTGGTGGTCAATCCTTTATCCCAAGCACTCTGCAAAAAATCACTCAAGTACGCGCCCGTCTCGATCGCCATGAAGCAGAGACCGGTCGCAAGATCCGTCTTGAAGTAGATGGCGGCATCAAAGTTGACAACATTGCACAAGTTGCTCAAGCAGGCGCCGACACATTTGTAGCGGGATCAGCAATATTTGGCAAAGATAACTACGAGCAAGTCATCAAAGAAATGCGTGCTGAATTAGGAAAGTCAGGAAAAGCCTAA
- the apaG gene encoding Co2+/Mg2+ efflux protein ApaG, with the protein MNPHEISITVKTQYLPDQSDPDNRQFAFAYTITIRNTGSASIQLIARHWFITDGDNDVQEVKGLGVVGQQPLLRSGEHFEYTSWATLPTPAGTMRGEYFCVTEDAQFFQAPIPEFALVMPRTLH; encoded by the coding sequence ATGAATCCTCATGAAATCAGCATTACGGTCAAGACGCAGTACCTTCCAGACCAATCTGACCCAGATAACCGCCAATTTGCCTTCGCCTATACGATCACCATCCGTAATACGGGGTCGGCTAGTATTCAGCTCATAGCCCGCCATTGGTTCATTACAGACGGGGATAACGATGTTCAGGAAGTAAAAGGCCTAGGAGTCGTGGGACAACAGCCTTTATTGCGCTCAGGGGAGCATTTTGAGTACACCAGTTGGGCTACCCTCCCAACTCCTGCAGGAACTATGCGTGGCGAGTATTTTTGCGTTACGGAGGATGCTCAGTTTTTTCAGGCGCCTATCCCGGAGTTTGCCCTAGTCATGCCCCGCACCTTGCATTAA
- a CDS encoding murein transglycosylase A, which yields MIFKYKWLQASVVAISMIALLTACSTPPTRGTGYRASGSGTAPSTYSSSIANFSAVSWQVIPGWQEDELVQAWPAWLKSCEGLLKRNSRNGEVNWRQVCAQASNVSSRDTQGIRRYFENNFQAYEVRNNSGTDSGLITGYYEPVINGSQTRTSTFSVPLYAYPAAWKKSKPNSAPTRAELISSGMLKGSEIAWVQDPVAAAFMQIQGSGKIRLEDGRVMRLGFAGTNDQPFKSFAQWLLDRKEITRSEATMQGISQWAKRNPDRVNEMLNANPRFVFFKELPGNVDADLGPTGALGVPLTGERSIAIDLQAMPLGAPVFLATTRPLSNQPLQKLVFAQDTGKAIVGGVRADYYWGSGDVAGEAAGRMKQNGRMWLLLPR from the coding sequence ATGATTTTTAAATATAAATGGCTTCAAGCAAGTGTAGTCGCAATTTCCATGATTGCTTTACTAACTGCATGTTCAACTCCACCGACACGCGGAACAGGATATCGAGCCAGTGGCTCAGGAACAGCCCCTTCAACATACAGTTCATCCATTGCAAACTTTAGCGCTGTGTCATGGCAGGTAATTCCAGGGTGGCAGGAAGATGAGTTAGTGCAAGCTTGGCCAGCATGGCTAAAGAGTTGTGAGGGTTTGCTAAAACGCAATTCACGCAATGGCGAAGTCAATTGGCGACAAGTGTGCGCTCAAGCTTCTAATGTCTCGAGCCGAGATACTCAAGGCATTCGCAGATATTTTGAAAACAATTTTCAAGCATATGAAGTGCGTAATAACTCTGGAACTGATTCGGGTTTGATCACTGGTTATTACGAACCAGTGATCAATGGTTCTCAAACAAGGACCAGTACTTTCAGTGTGCCGCTCTATGCTTATCCTGCTGCTTGGAAAAAATCCAAACCAAATTCAGCGCCTACTCGCGCTGAATTAATCAGTTCGGGAATGCTAAAAGGTTCTGAAATTGCTTGGGTTCAAGATCCTGTTGCTGCAGCCTTTATGCAAATCCAAGGATCTGGAAAAATTCGTCTTGAAGACGGTCGCGTGATGCGTTTAGGTTTTGCGGGAACGAATGATCAGCCGTTTAAATCTTTTGCGCAGTGGTTGCTAGACCGAAAAGAAATCACGCGCAGCGAAGCAACCATGCAGGGGATTTCACAGTGGGCTAAACGCAATCCAGATCGTGTGAATGAGATGCTCAATGCCAATCCCCGCTTTGTTTTCTTTAAAGAATTACCCGGCAATGTAGATGCCGATTTGGGCCCCACTGGTGCATTAGGCGTGCCATTAACGGGTGAGCGAAGTATTGCTATTGATTTGCAAGCGATGCCGCTGGGCGCGCCTGTATTTTTAGCGACGACTAGACCTTTAAGCAATCAACCTCTGCAAAAGCTGGTTTTTGCGCAAGATACTGGCAAAGCCATTGTCGGTGGAGTGCGAGCCGATTACTATTGGGGATCGGGTGATGTCGCTGGTGAGGCGGCTGGACGCATGAAGCAGAATGGCAGGATGTGGCTGTTGTTACCTCGTTAA
- a CDS encoding enoyl-CoA hydratase, whose product MSYQTILTEVEDKVATITLNRPEVLNALNDQLMDELGEALLKFDADDNIGCIIVTGSEKAFAAGADIASMAKRSLQDVYRHNFISRNWEHMQKVRKPVIAAVSGYALGGGCELAMMCDMIMAADNAKFAQPEIKLGIIPGAGGTQRLPRAVSKSKAMDLALTGRMMDAAEAERAGLVSRIFPKADLLKEVKAIAKDIADMPLLTTMMVKEAVNTAYETTLSQGIHFERRLFHACFGTNDQKEGMAAFMEKRPAKFTNS is encoded by the coding sequence ATGAGCTATCAAACAATTTTGACTGAAGTGGAAGATAAAGTTGCCACCATTACATTGAATCGTCCAGAAGTATTAAATGCGCTGAATGATCAATTAATGGATGAGCTGGGCGAAGCCTTGCTTAAGTTTGATGCGGACGACAATATTGGCTGCATCATTGTCACCGGCAGTGAAAAGGCATTTGCTGCTGGCGCAGATATTGCTTCAATGGCAAAGCGTAGCTTGCAAGATGTCTATCGCCATAATTTTATTTCTCGCAATTGGGAGCATATGCAAAAAGTGCGTAAGCCCGTTATTGCGGCAGTATCTGGGTATGCCTTGGGCGGTGGGTGCGAATTAGCAATGATGTGCGACATGATTATGGCTGCTGATAATGCGAAATTTGCACAACCTGAAATTAAGCTGGGCATCATTCCTGGGGCTGGCGGAACACAACGTCTTCCCCGTGCCGTATCAAAATCAAAGGCCATGGATTTAGCTTTAACAGGTCGAATGATGGATGCTGCTGAAGCCGAACGCGCTGGTCTGGTATCGCGCATATTCCCAAAAGCCGATTTATTAAAAGAAGTTAAAGCGATTGCTAAAGATATCGCTGATATGCCTTTGCTAACAACGATGATGGTGAAAGAGGCGGTGAATACAGCCTACGAGACAACTCTGTCGCAAGGTATTCATTTTGAGCGTCGCTTGTTCCATGCATGCTTTGGAACTAACGATCAAAAAGAAGGCATGGCTGCCTTTATGGAAAAACGCCCCGCTAAATTTACGAATTCTTAG
- a CDS encoding M20 aminoacylase family protein, with translation MHLLPEIIESAPEIQEIRRNIHAHPELRFEENRTADLVAEALSSWGISVFRGMGKTGVVGRLDGDLGSGKMIGLRADMDALPLQEHNNFAHTSRNPGKMHACGHDGHTAMLLGAAQYLSNHRDFKGSVIFIFQPAEEGGAGAREMIKDGLFEQFPCDAVFGLHNWPGLAEGDFGVTPGPMMASSNAFEITVTGRGGHAALPHNSADPVLAGAQVVLALQSIITRNKRPVDAAVLSVTQFHAGETSNVIPDSAFIGGTVRTFTLEVLDLIEQRLREVAHNVASAFDCQAEITFSRNYPPLINHANEVEFASQVMSELVGKQRVNTSIDPTMGAEDFAFMLLEKPGCYVFLGNGDGDHRSTGHGMGPCHLHNPSYDFNDALIPVGVNYWVKLAQRFLEKN, from the coding sequence ATGCATTTACTTCCAGAAATAATTGAATCCGCGCCAGAGATACAAGAAATTCGGCGCAACATTCATGCGCACCCTGAGTTGCGCTTTGAAGAAAATCGCACCGCTGATCTCGTTGCGGAAGCGCTCTCCAGTTGGGGCATCAGCGTATTTCGGGGAATGGGTAAAACGGGCGTCGTTGGGCGACTCGATGGAGACTTAGGTTCCGGCAAGATGATTGGTTTGCGCGCTGACATGGATGCTCTACCCTTACAAGAGCACAATAATTTTGCGCATACTTCACGTAATCCTGGAAAGATGCACGCCTGTGGTCATGATGGGCACACTGCCATGCTCTTAGGAGCTGCGCAATATTTATCAAATCATCGAGATTTCAAAGGTAGCGTTATTTTTATTTTTCAGCCGGCTGAAGAAGGTGGTGCTGGCGCTCGCGAAATGATCAAAGACGGTTTATTTGAGCAATTTCCTTGTGATGCTGTTTTTGGATTACATAACTGGCCTGGCTTGGCTGAAGGTGATTTTGGTGTGACACCAGGACCAATGATGGCCTCCAGCAATGCGTTTGAGATTACTGTCACCGGCAGAGGCGGTCATGCCGCCCTTCCACACAACAGCGCTGATCCAGTGCTAGCTGGCGCGCAAGTGGTGTTAGCTTTGCAAAGCATTATTACTCGCAATAAGCGTCCTGTAGATGCTGCAGTACTATCAGTAACGCAATTCCATGCAGGTGAAACTAGTAACGTCATTCCGGACAGCGCATTTATTGGCGGCACCGTGCGTACATTTACCCTTGAGGTGCTTGATCTAATTGAGCAACGCTTAAGAGAGGTTGCCCATAACGTGGCTAGCGCATTTGACTGTCAAGCTGAAATTACCTTTTCTAGAAACTATCCACCTTTGATCAATCATGCAAATGAAGTGGAGTTTGCAAGCCAAGTGATGAGTGAGTTAGTAGGCAAACAGCGTGTTAATACTTCTATTGACCCAACTATGGGTGCCGAAGACTTTGCCTTTATGTTGTTAGAGAAACCCGGTTGCTATGTCTTTTTAGGCAATGGTGATGGCGATCATCGCTCAACAGGTCATGGCATGGGTCCATGTCATCTTCATAACCCATCCTATGACTTTAATGATGCATTGATCCCAGTAGGTGTGAACTACTGGGTCAAATTAGCTCAACGCTTTTTAGAGAAGAATTAA